A window from Fragaria vesca subsp. vesca linkage group LG5, FraVesHawaii_1.0, whole genome shotgun sequence encodes these proteins:
- the LOC101301590 gene encoding uncharacterized protein LOC101301590: protein MQSNLRPEFGRVQSQSQQPTANGYMHGHQMFQTRQNEANFLGADTESDKQILTSRGLSTPESRGSGPEHAKKNSARLETSESPVGFDFFGGQQQMSGQHLSMMQSLPRQQQPHISDMQLQRQAMFTQIQEFQRQQQLQQQQQAFANQASSIAKQAAGNHSPALMNGVTINEASNIQWPPTAVAGNTNWLQRGASPVMQGGSSGHVLSHEQAQALRLMGLVPQQADQSLYGVPISSSSGTPGSYPHFQMDKPAMQQISVSRNLSPGNQYAAFLGPVSMLGGSLPSRQDYQGKNTVGPTAAQSMNMHQLNSLQRNEPMEEFQGRQELVGLSEPSLEKAVRQVAPSQGVALDPTEEKILFGSDDNLWDAFGRSANVGMGGSSMLDGADIFGGLSSVQSGTWSALMQSAVAETSSVDGGLQEEWCGPSFRNPEPPVGTQQPSIVGDTNKQQSGWAGNNLHSSSDLNSRPSPHFADANRPSTSGSFSSIQGFQQSGPKTLHERGDVFQTDSSHRFISQSPEQASKWLDHNSLPQPPTDGSHNNYGTISRSSGREINANSISGSWNRQERSSSHNNDNQPKNMSNGWNFTESVSTDGGNNLKNHGNQILSRSAEHGDLKRGMHEEMSRAAGMWKTDSAPHSNVEVVHPKYGSPQINREGSSINSAAKSNSSTGRAYQESQQHVANRHDFWTPIDSSVNTKGGEALGKNQHHLDKNHLILESSGNNSLDKGVVEMHDMENNNTKENPSETFYPNAYHHTSIGGMKESAVSDAGDSDTFPGSKQHSSGNAGRKPSGTRKFQYHPMGDVGVKVEPSSGRKHVTHSQAMSQQVSRGFKSHNQGSFGQSKFMGHTDRSSMDNEKVLDEPPSKSMPPGSAPSTSTPFDRSSGNNDNTPNKAAPLSSQHMLELLHKVDHPREHGNATHFSPSDHNTSSEVPEVETSDGSVGHIQRNQSAVSQGYGLQLAPPSQRIPLADHSMSSQSSSQAVLGSGVFHSDMGEKGHTWLASTASVQSLPSSHEASQGELRNSLSGSSGQTGNKALGPQYHMQGGFSASSEYGFPHSRSRLENQHMTAASDHVTASQSVNIPFDRLAFRPRQFGESFERAQTSQSPPTSVQDKTESASQDNLTSAEASHLNIADQSHSRVAAPKVPQSDTEPAGTSARQGAVSKVLKNVWTSVPFQQPLVSAEPSKAQPQLFKSQSQLQTNNHLVTTFHGSPKLNEQDTRERGNGSSAFGVYSSNLQSSGPKEQPSKHTGRQVSLENIQTAQKTNVSQGKESTANNLFEASASNSAATQRDIEAFGRSLRPNNSSHQSYSLLNQAQAMKITEIDGSDHGVERLRGPDSGVETQQVSPQGGQHLSYNNTLIRDSSGDHTTVPSGDSKMLSFASKLGDSRLSNASSQDMFSLSRKNFQNSSNGSNASSLRGEQSQVSPQMAPSWFDQYGTFKNGKILPMHDTLRATMKSMEQPFIAGKPVDLHAREQMEKPIATSNASTIPQSSALKPISSEQLTSPHLLRPDATDESLTIERPKKRKSATSELSSWHGELSKVSRRLLNMRAADAEWARATNRLTEKVEDESEMIEDGPPMFRSKKRLILTTQLVQQLLRPPPSAVLSADPSTSFESVTYFASRLSLGDACSAISCSRKDIPTPLPPDLANHLPEKLKTPERVHLYFPKVVENFVDKARKLENDLLRLDKRTSILDLRVESQDLEKFSVINRFAKFHGRAQGDGAETSSSSDAPANAQRTCPQKYVTALPVPRNLPDRVQCLSL, encoded by the exons ATGCAATCAAATCTGAGACCGGAGTTTGGCAGAGTTCAGTCTCAAAGTCAACAGCCAACTGCAAATGGCTATATGCATGGGCATCAGATGTTCCAGACAAGGCAGAATGAAGCTAACTTTTTGGGAGCGGATACAGAGTCTGATAAACAAATTCTAACATCTAGAGGATTGTCTACACCTGAATCACGAGGAAGTGGTCCTGAACATGCTAAAAAGAATTCGGCGAGATTGGAAACTTCAGAATCTCCAGTTGGTTTTGATTTTTTTGGTGGTCAACAGCAAATGAGTGGTCAGCATCTAAGTATGATGCAGTCTTTGCCAAGGCAGCAGCAACCACATATTAGTGACATGCAGCTACAAAGACAGGCAATGTTCACACAAATTCAAGAATTTCAAAGGCAGCAACAACTTCAGCAACAACAGCAGGCTTTTGCAAATCAAGCTTCTTCAATTGCAAAACAGGCTGCTGGTAATCACTCACCAGCCCTGATGAATGGTGTCACAATCAACGAGGCATCTAACATTCAATGGCCACCTACTGCTGTGGCAGGTAACACCAACTGGCTGCAGCGTGGTGCATCACCTGTTATGCAGGGGGGATCTAGTGGACATGTATTGTCCCATGAACAAGCTCAGGCATTGCGCTTGATGGGCCTTGTCCCTCAACAGGCTGATCAATCTCTATATGGTGTTCCCATTTCTAGCTCAAGTGGAACACCAGGTTCATATCCTCATTTTCAAATGGATAAACCGGCAATGCAGCAGATTTCGGTCAGTCGTAATTTATCTCCAGGTAATCAGTACGCTGCATTTTTGGGTCCGGTCAGCATGCTAGGTGGATCTCTGCCTTCTAGACAGGATTATCAAGGGAAAAATACCGTTGGGCCTACAGCTGCTCAAAGTATGAACATGCATCAGCTAAATTCCTTACAAAGAAATGAACCCATGGAGGAATTCCAAGGGAGGCAAGAGCTAGTTGGATTGTCAGAACCATCACTGGAGAAAGCTGTCAGGCAGGTTGCACCCTCACAGGGTGTGGCTCTAGATCCAACTGAAGAAAAGATTTTGTTTGGTTCAGATGATAATCTTTGGGATGCTTTTGGTAGGAGCGCCAATGTGGGAATGGGAGGTTCTAGTATGCTGGATGGTGCAGACATTTTTGGTGGACTTTCCTCTGTACAAAGTGGAACTTGGAGTGCTCTTATGCAGTCTGCTGTTGCAGAAACTTCTAGCGTTGATGGAGGTCTACAGGAAGAGTGGTGTGGCCCTAGTTTCCGAAATCCAGAACCTCCAGTTGGGACTCAGCAGCCCTCAATTGTTGGTGATACTAACAAACAACAATCTGGTTGGGCTGGTAACAACTTGCATTCATCCTCTGACTTGAATTCTAGACCCTCCCCTCACTTTGCTGATGCCAATAGGCCCAGTACCAGTGGTAGTTTCTCTAGTATTCAGGGATTCCAGCAATCAGGACCTAAAACTTTGCATGAAAGAGGAGATGTTTTTCAGACTGATTCTTCTCACAGGTTTATTTCACAGAGTCCTGAACAAGCAAGTAAATGGTTGGACCACAACTCTCTACCGCAGCCACCCACAGACGGCAGTCATAACAACTATGGAACTATTAGTCGTTCGTCAGGTAGAGAAATAAATGCAAATAGCATTTCAGGTTCTTGGAACCGTCAAGAAAGAAGTTCTTCACATAATAATGATAACCAGCCAAAGAATATGTCAAATGGTTGGAATTTTACTGAATCTGTGTCAACAGATGGGGGTAATAATCTGAAAAATCATGGGAATCAGATCTTATCACGATCTGCTGAACATGGAGATCTTAAGAGAGGCATGCATGAGGAAATGAGCCGTGCTGCTGGTATGTGGAAGACTGATTCTGCTCCACACTCAAATGTTGAAGTGGTGCATCCAAAATATGGAAGCCCGCAAATCAATAGAGAGGGTTCAAGTATAAACAGTGCTGCTAAATCAAACTCCAGCACTGGAAGAGCTTACCAAGAAAGTCAGCAACATGTTGCAAACCGTCACGATTTCTGGACACCTATTGATTCTTCAGTGAACACTAAAGGAGGAGAGGCTCTGGGAAAAAACCAGCATCATCTGGACAAGAACCACCTGATTTTGGAGTCATCCGGGAACAATTCCTTGGACAAAGGGGTAGTGGAAATGCATGATATGGAGAACAATAATACAAAAGAGAACCCTAGTGAAACTTTTTACCCTAATGCATATCACCATACTTCCATTGGGGGCATGAAGGAAAGTGCTGTCTCAGATGCTGGTGATTCGGATACTTTTCCTGGAAGCAAACAACACTCATCGGGCAATGCTGGTCGCAAGCCTTCTGGAACTCGCAAGTTTCAGTATCATCCGATGGGGGATGTTGGTGTTAAAGTGGAACCTTCTTCTGGAAGAAAACACGTGACACATTCACAGGCTATGTCCCAGCAGGTCTCTCGAGGATTCAAAAGTCATAACCAAGGGAGTTTTGGGCAGTCAAAATTTATGGGTCATACTGATAGAAGTTCTATGGATAATGAAAAG GTTTTGGATGAGCCACCTTCAAAAAGCATGCCTCCAGGTTCTGCCCCAAGTACGTCTACTCCATTTGACAGATCTTCTGGTAACAATGACAATACCCCAAACAAGGCTGCACCATTATCAAG TCAACATATGCTTGAGCTTCTTCACAAGGTGGACCATCCAAGGGAGCATGGTAATGCTACTCACTTCAGCCCTTCTGATCACAATACGTCATCTGAGGTGCCTGAAGTGGAAACTTCTGATGGATCTGTAGGTCACATTCAGAGAAATCAATCAGCTGTCTCTCAAGGTTACGGTTTACAGTTGGCTCCTCCATCTCAACGGATTCCACTTGCAGACCATTCCATGTCTTCTCAGAGTTCCTCACAAGCAGTTCTGGGTTCAGGTGTTTTCCATTCTGATATGGGAGAAAAAGGGCATACATGGTTGGCCTCAACAGCATCTGTTCAGTCCTTGCCATCCTCTCATGAAGCATCCCAAGGGGAATTAAGAAATAGTCTCTCTGGTAGCTCAGGACAAACAGGAAATAAGGCCCTGGGCCCCCAATACCATATGCAGGGAGGTTTTTCTGCATCTTCCGAATATGGTTTTCCTCATTCTAGAAGTCGGCTTGAAAATCAGCACATGACTGCTGCTAGTGACCATGTAACGGCAAGCCAATCCGTTAATATACCTTTTGATAGGCTTGCATTTCGTCCACGACAGTTTGGTGAATCTTTTGAGAGAGCTCAAACCAGTCAATCTCCTCCGACATCAGTGCAAGATAAAACTGAAAGTGCTTCACAGGATAACCTTACTTCTGCGGAGGCATCACATCTGAATATTGCTGACCAGTCCCATTCAAGAGTTGCCGCCCCAAAAGTCCCACAATCAGATACTGAGCCTGCTGGTACATCCGCCCGTCAAGGTGCTGTTTCTAAAGTGTTAAAGAACGTGTGGACCAGCGTTCCATTTCAGCAACCCCTAGTAAGTGCTGAACCTTCCAAGGCTCAACCTCAGTTATTTAAATCCCAATCCCAGCTTCAAACAAATAATCATTTGGTAACAACTTTCCATGGTTCACCAAAGCTCAATGAGCAAGATACCCGGGAAAGAGGGAATGGTTCCTCTGCATTTGGTGTATATAGTTCAAACTTGCAAAGCTCTGGTCCGAAAGAGCAGCCATCCAAACACACCGGGCGACAAGTTTCACTTGAGAACATTCAGACTGCCCAAAAGACCAATGTTTCACAGGGAAAAGAATCCACTGCAAATAATTTATTTGAGGCATCTGCTTCAAACTCTGCCGCTACCCAGAGAGATATTGAAGCTTTTGGCCGTTCTTTAAGGCCAAATAACAGTTCCCATCAAAGTTATTCCTTGCTGAACCAAGCACAGGCTATGAAAATTACGGAGATTGATGGAAGTGATCATGGTGTGGAGAGATTGAGAGGTCCGGATTCTGGTGTGGAGACTCAGCAGGTGAGTCCCCAGGGAGGGCAACATTTATCTTATAATAATACTTTGATTAGAGATTCATCAGGTGATCATACCACAGTTCCTTCCGGAGATTCAAAAATGCTAAGCTTTGCATCCAAACTCGGGGATTCTCGACTTTCAAATGCATCTAGTCAGGATATGTTCTCATTAAGTCGGAAGAATTTTCAGAATTCCTCCAATGGTAGTAATGCATCTTCTCTTAGAGGTGAACAGTCTCAAGTCAGTCCGCAGATGGCGCCGTCCTGGTTTGACCAGTATGGAACCTTTAAAAATGGGAAAATTTTACCGATGCATGATACACTTAGAGCCACTATGAAGTCTATGGAGCAACCTTTCATTGCTGGAAAACCGGTTGATCTACATGCTCGTGAACAGATGGAGAAACCCATTGCTACTTCCAATGCTAGTACTATCCCACAGAGTTCAGCTCTGAAACCTATTTCGAGTGAGCAATTAACATCCCCGCATTTACTGCGTCCTGATGCAACTGATGAAAGTTTAACTATTGAGAGACCAAAGAAGCGTAAAAGTGCTACATCTGAACTTTCATCATGGCATGGAGAGCTGAGCAAGGTTTCCCGAAGGCTTCTAAACATGAG AGCGGCAGATGCAGAGTGGGCTCGAGCAACGAACCGACTGACTGAGAAG GTGGAAGATGAAAGTGAAATGATTGAAGATGGACCACCAATGTTTAGGTCCAAAAAGAGGCTTATCTTGACGACACAGCTTGTGCAACAATTGCTGCGGCCTCCTCCTTCAGCAGTTCTCTCAGCAGATCCAAGCACTTCCTTTGAGAGTGTAACGTATTTTGCTTCTAGACTATCACTAGGTGATGCCTGCAGTGCAATCTCATGCTCTAGAAAGGATATTCCAACCCCATTACCTCCTGACCTTGCAAACCA TTTGCCTGAGAAGCTTAAAACACCTGAGAGAGTTCATCTGTACTTCCCAAAAGTTGTGGAAAACTTCGTTGACAAGGCAAGGAAGCTGGAAAATGATCTGTTGAG ACTGGACAAGAGAACCTCTATCTTAGACTTGAGAGTAGAAAGCCAGGATCTGGAGAAGTTTTCTGTCATCAATCGGTTTGCTAAGTTCCATGGGCGGGCACAAGGTGATGGGGCTGAGACCTCCTCATCATCCGATGCTCCTGCAAATGCTCAAAGAACCTGCCCCCAGAAATATGTTACAGCACTTCCAGTGCCTAGAAATCTGCCAGACAGGGTACAATGTCTTTCACTTTGA
- the LOC101290862 gene encoding uncharacterized protein LOC101290862 yields the protein MEAPTPATPHTPKSTDPSPQTPTESPLAASSARLWRPTAQRNLRNQWSKLASLRREWEAASSNGRANATSLVNAYLSIKYMGSRELGVLSDMPEIVKKASQKLHKQKELHRRKLLSSYKDMVSIVTNMVKTSRSMRCFVKGSSNSPLLQFSGYSEHNNDPGDGGGIPVFTFWSISCFEKVAEELVHMLMLELNVKRLLVVELLSVGSKVSPANILHWSEELYPEEFGDLSMCNLLSEETCEPVYPRLHGQKSDKPAIRRNQQPDHDVLQVYLTTWLVEVNIDSHRVDEIFAEVGEEIHCKLA from the exons ATGGAAGCTCCAACCCCAGCAACTCCTCACACTCCGAAATCGACGGACCCGAGTCCCCAAACTCCGACGGAAAGCCCATTAGCGGCGTCGTCTGCTCGGCTGTGGAGGCCCACTGCGCAGCGCAACCTGAGAAACCAGTGGTCCAAGTTAGCTTCTTTGCGACGAGAATGGGAGGCTGCTTCTTCTAACGGACGAGCAAACGCCACGTCGCTCGTAAACGCCTACCTCTCCATCAA GTACATGGGTTCGAGAGAGTTGGGGGTTCTCAGTGACATGCCGGAAATAGTAAAGAAGGCTTCTCAGAAGTTACATAAACAGAAG GAACTTCATCGGCGCAAGCTTTTATCCTCGTACAAGGACATG GTCTCCATTGTAACTAACATGGTTAAAACTAGTAGATCCATGAGATGTTTCGTCAAAGGGTCAAGCAATAGTCCACTTTTACAATTTTCTGGCTATTCAGAACATAATAATGATCCTGGAGATGGTGGTGGGATTCCAGTCTTCACATTTTGGTCGATCTCTTGCTTTG AGAAAGTGGCAGAGGAGCTTGTTCATATGCTTATGTTGGAGCTAAATGTGAAG CGTTTGCTTGTGGTGGAATTACTGTCAGTTGGTTCCAAAGTTTCACCGGCTAACATTTTGCATTGGTCTGAAGAGCTTTATCCAGAAGAATTTGGTGATTTGAGTATGTGCAACTTATTGTCTGAGGAAACTTGTGAACCAGTCTATCCAAGGTTGCATGGTCAGAAATCTGATAAGCCGGCTATTCGACGTAACCAGCAGCCAGATCATGATGTTTTACAG GTTTATCTAACAACATGGCTCGTAGAGGTTAACATAGATTCTCACAG GGTGGACGAAATTTTTGCTGAAGTTGGGGAGGAAATACATTGTAAACTTGCTTGA
- the LOC101291145 gene encoding protein Asterix-like translates to MSSTAANDPRQPAAAKRYVQTAVSPEDLPVDYSGLIAVVFGIAGVMFRYKLCSWLAIIFCAQSLANMKSIENDLKQISMAMMFAIMGLVTNYFGPARPGGPPKTSN, encoded by the exons ATGTCATCGACGGCAGCGAACGATCCACGTCAGCCGGCGGCGGCGAAGCGCTACGTGCAGACGGCTGTATCTCCGGAGGATCTACCGGTGGATTACTCCGGCTTGATCGCCGTGGTCTTCGGCATCGCCGGCGTCATGTTCCGC TATAAGCTGTGCTCGTGGCTGGCGATCATCTTCTGTGCTCAGTCATTGGCGAACATGAAGAGCATTGAAAACGACCTCAAGCAGATCTCCATGGCCATGAT GTTTGCTATTATGGGATTGGTGACCAACTACTTCGGACCGGCTCGACCAGGTGGACCTCCGAAGACCTCGAATTGA
- the LOC101301877 gene encoding NAC domain-containing protein 102-like, with product MEAQKGEGEVVMSSDLLLPVGFRFMPTDEELVRYYLMNKACFRAVPVADAIQEIDATRFYSNHPKNLAFYFNNAVTFSNGEREWFFFIHEDDENYSGSCCSHAQRRRNVREVGNGIGFWKPSGSENPIYSKDGNVFATKIFLTYFSGSCHSKKPKRTHWKIVEYHLQIRREWVVLGKLQRGMDYTGF from the exons ATGGAAGCCCAGAAAGGAGAAGGAGAAGTGGTGATGAGTTCTGATTTGCTGCTTCCAGTTGGGTTTAGGTTTATGCCAACAGATGAAGAGCTCGTCAGATACTATCTAATGAACAAAGCTTGTTTTAGAGCTGTACCAGTTGCTGATGCGATTCAGGAGATCGATGCGACTCGGTTTTACAGCAACCATCCGAAGAATCTAG CATTTTACTTCAACAATGCAGTGACGTTCTCTAATGGGGAGAGGGAGTGGTTCTTCTTTATACACGAAGACGATGAAAATTACAGTGGCAGCTGCTGCAGCCATGCCCAGAGAAGAAGAAATGTTCGAGAAGTCGGAAACGGGATAGGGTTTTGGAAACCAAGCGGATCAGAAAACCCGATCTACAGTAAAGATGGAAATGTCTTCGCCACCAAGATCTTCCTCACTTACTTCTCCGGAAGTTGTCACTCCAAAAAACCAAAGAGAACTCACTGGAAAATAGTCGAGTACCATTTACAGATAAGAAGAGAGTGGGTGGTGCTGGGAAAATTACAGAGAGGAATGGATTACACTGGTTTTTGA